A genomic window from Pseudonocardia broussonetiae includes:
- a CDS encoding flavin-containing monooxygenase, which produces MNEPTAEQVAVAVVGGGQAGLAMGHALTRRGLRGGRDFVLLDAADRVGASWDSRWDSLRLFTPARHTALPGLPFPGPPDAYPGKDDVASYLRRYAAQFELPVRSGTRVERLIRDPAGPGFVLTTNRGTVRAGRVVAATGPFQVPAIPRVGVDLAPRVVQLHSGEYRNPAQLPDGRVVVVGAGNSGAQIATELAETHDVTLAVGTRQPRLPQHVAGRDLFFWLTRTHIMDITVGSRLGRRLATTEALIGTRLPDVARRGVRLTGRLTGVDGDTVSLTGGDRQQVDAVVWATGYRPDYTWLPTEAVGADGWPLHRRGVSPVPGLGVLGLPWLHTRGSALVGWVGRDASWLAEQLG; this is translated from the coding sequence GTGAACGAGCCAACCGCAGAGCAGGTCGCCGTCGCCGTGGTGGGCGGCGGTCAGGCCGGCCTGGCCATGGGACACGCACTGACCCGACGTGGGCTGCGGGGCGGGAGGGACTTCGTCCTCCTCGACGCCGCCGACCGCGTCGGGGCCAGCTGGGACTCCCGCTGGGACTCACTTCGCCTGTTCACTCCGGCCCGGCACACCGCGCTGCCCGGGCTCCCGTTCCCCGGACCTCCCGACGCGTATCCCGGCAAGGACGACGTCGCGTCCTACCTCAGGCGGTACGCGGCCCAGTTCGAGCTGCCGGTGCGCTCCGGCACCCGCGTGGAACGGCTGATCCGCGACCCCGCCGGTCCGGGATTCGTGCTGACGACGAACCGGGGCACCGTGCGGGCCGGCCGGGTGGTGGCCGCGACCGGACCGTTCCAGGTACCCGCCATTCCCCGGGTGGGCGTCGACCTCGCGCCGCGGGTGGTGCAGCTGCACTCGGGCGAGTACCGCAACCCGGCCCAGCTCCCGGACGGGCGGGTGGTGGTCGTCGGGGCGGGGAACTCGGGCGCCCAGATCGCCACCGAGCTCGCGGAGACGCACGACGTCACGCTGGCCGTCGGTACCCGGCAGCCGAGGCTGCCCCAACACGTCGCCGGCCGGGACCTGTTCTTCTGGTTGACCCGCACCCACATCATGGACATCACCGTCGGGTCCCGGCTCGGCAGGCGACTGGCGACGACGGAGGCGCTGATCGGCACCCGGCTGCCGGACGTCGCCCGGCGCGGCGTACGGCTCACCGGCCGCCTCACCGGGGTTGACGGGGACACCGTTTCCCTCACCGGCGGCGACCGGCAGCAGGTGGACGCGGTGGTCTGGGCCACCGGGTACCGACCCGACTACACGTGGTTGCCCACCGAAGCGGTCGGCGCGGACGGCTGGCCGCTGCACCGCCGCGGCGTGAGCCCGGTGCCGGGTCTCGGGGTGCTGGGGCTGCCGTGGCTGCACACCCGTGGTTCGGCGCTCGTCGGATGGGTGGGCCGGGACGCGAGTTGGCTCGCCGAGCAGCTCGGCTGA
- a CDS encoding ATP-binding protein → MAGGELLGRDREMTLLDGWLAEAHAGQRRLVLCSGEPGVGKTRLAEEFATRASERGALALWGRASEADGAPPFWLWRQVLRAASRVADAQRIAGELQVATDLAVVAPEVFPAEAGRARSGGAEQRFQVFDAVSRFVRAVAAERGLVVVLDDLHWADRPSLLLLRHLVGDPEPARLLVLGTFRDTEMERAAAVAELIREPAAVRVDLRGLTIDDVARQLAAATGAAVAPELVERVHELTAGNPFFVSELARTLGTWRIPDSVREAITRRMDALTPRCRHQLRAAAIVGREFSIAVVAAVIGRLVLRCLDPLDEAVRAGLVEPAGVPGQHRFVHALVRDAVEAGLPERDRIRMHRAAAEAVEAFHAGALEEHLADLARHWAAAAVGDRAARWAELAAAEAMRRLAYEEAARLYRLALDVSSTDLPDAERFGLLLSLARALQQSADPVRTRETVRLAVEVAIRMGRSDLAAEAALLPEVTGVPDVDQALRTLCENALASLGKGRPDPTRVRLLARLADAAMATGDMHAAAAASRAAIDEANRCGDPAATVAALHARHLIRSGPEQLAERVDLADQLLAIAGDSGDAALRATAHEWRIDICFAHGDLAGVAAELERFRWWSERSGGPLTRWMLWRYEAALAQAQGRFTEARSCADAAFAAVAALRYPAAVPVRHALLNAVDHHTGVDPRAPHIVEMLAAGPGDPATPGHGFQIMNLLAPAALLATAGHLDAARAKFRAAGPAGTWRTPPFFALNFYAVGVRIAIRVGADDEVAALRGLLDPHRGRHVVSGNAVAYYGGPVELYLGQAARHLGRLDDAVGDLENALQVARDSGARGYAVEAAHGLAAALTRRGRPDDHRKSRAVAREWHGDALVLGMEPFQRDLAEWGATWDTGAAGLTRREDEVAGCVARGLTNREIAAALFISERTAENHVQHILTKLGFANRSQIAAWVAARGNMSTATE, encoded by the coding sequence ATGGCGGGCGGCGAGCTACTGGGACGGGACCGGGAGATGACGCTGCTCGATGGATGGCTGGCGGAGGCTCATGCGGGGCAGCGTCGGCTCGTGCTCTGCTCGGGCGAGCCGGGCGTGGGAAAGACGCGACTGGCCGAGGAGTTCGCGACACGGGCCTCCGAACGGGGAGCGCTCGCGTTGTGGGGGCGCGCCTCCGAAGCCGACGGGGCACCACCGTTTTGGCTCTGGCGACAGGTGCTGCGGGCGGCGAGCCGGGTCGCCGACGCGCAGCGCATCGCCGGCGAGCTTCAGGTGGCGACGGACTTGGCGGTGGTGGCGCCCGAGGTTTTCCCCGCGGAGGCCGGGCGTGCCCGCAGCGGGGGTGCAGAGCAGCGGTTCCAGGTGTTCGACGCCGTCAGCCGGTTCGTTCGCGCGGTCGCCGCCGAGCGTGGGTTGGTCGTCGTGCTCGACGATCTGCACTGGGCGGACCGGCCCTCCTTGCTATTGCTGCGCCACCTGGTCGGCGATCCAGAGCCCGCGAGGCTGCTCGTGCTCGGTACCTTCCGCGACACCGAGATGGAACGGGCGGCGGCAGTGGCCGAGCTGATCCGCGAGCCTGCGGCCGTCCGGGTCGATCTGCGCGGCCTGACGATCGACGATGTCGCGCGACAGCTCGCCGCCGCGACCGGTGCGGCGGTAGCGCCCGAGCTGGTCGAGCGGGTGCACGAACTCACCGCAGGCAATCCGTTCTTTGTCAGCGAGCTGGCGAGAACGCTGGGCACCTGGCGGATCCCGGACAGCGTGCGGGAGGCGATCACGCGCCGGATGGACGCGCTCACCCCGCGGTGTCGCCATCAGCTGCGGGCGGCCGCGATCGTAGGCCGGGAGTTCTCCATCGCGGTGGTCGCCGCCGTGATCGGCAGGCTGGTGCTGCGGTGCCTCGACCCGCTGGACGAGGCGGTCCGCGCCGGCCTCGTCGAGCCGGCAGGCGTGCCAGGGCAGCACCGTTTCGTACACGCGCTGGTGCGCGACGCCGTGGAGGCCGGGCTCCCCGAGCGGGACCGGATCCGCATGCATCGGGCCGCCGCCGAGGCGGTTGAGGCGTTCCACGCAGGCGCGCTCGAGGAGCACCTGGCCGACCTGGCCCGGCACTGGGCCGCGGCCGCGGTCGGCGACCGGGCGGCGCGCTGGGCGGAGCTGGCCGCCGCGGAGGCCATGCGCAGACTCGCGTACGAGGAGGCGGCCCGGCTCTATCGCCTCGCGCTGGACGTCTCGTCGACCGATCTCCCCGATGCGGAGCGGTTCGGGCTGCTGCTCAGCCTCGCCCGTGCCCTGCAGCAGTCGGCCGACCCGGTGCGGACCCGCGAGACCGTCCGGCTGGCCGTCGAGGTCGCCATCCGGATGGGTCGATCGGACCTGGCCGCCGAGGCCGCCCTGCTGCCGGAGGTCACGGGCGTGCCCGACGTAGACCAGGCGCTGCGTACCCTGTGCGAGAACGCGCTGGCAAGCCTGGGTAAAGGCCGGCCCGACCCCACCAGGGTCCGGCTGCTCGCCCGACTGGCGGACGCGGCGATGGCCACAGGGGACATGCACGCAGCGGCCGCTGCGAGCCGCGCCGCCATCGACGAGGCGAACCGCTGCGGCGACCCGGCCGCGACGGTCGCCGCCCTGCATGCCCGGCACCTCATCCGCAGCGGACCCGAGCAGCTCGCTGAGCGCGTCGACCTGGCGGACCAGCTGCTCGCGATCGCCGGCGACTCCGGTGACGCCGCGTTGCGGGCGACGGCGCACGAGTGGCGCATCGACATCTGCTTCGCGCATGGTGACCTGGCCGGGGTGGCCGCGGAGCTCGAACGGTTCCGGTGGTGGTCGGAGCGGTCGGGCGGGCCGCTGACGCGGTGGATGCTGTGGCGCTACGAGGCCGCACTGGCGCAGGCCCAAGGGCGGTTCACCGAGGCCCGAAGCTGTGCGGACGCCGCGTTCGCTGCGGTCGCCGCGCTGCGGTACCCGGCGGCGGTGCCCGTCCGGCACGCGCTGCTCAACGCCGTCGACCACCACACGGGGGTGGACCCCCGCGCACCGCACATCGTCGAGATGCTCGCCGCAGGCCCCGGTGATCCCGCGACACCCGGGCACGGCTTCCAGATCATGAACCTGCTGGCTCCGGCGGCGCTGCTCGCCACAGCCGGGCATCTCGACGCGGCCAGGGCCAAGTTCCGGGCGGCAGGACCGGCGGGCACGTGGCGCACCCCGCCGTTCTTCGCGCTGAACTTCTACGCGGTCGGGGTGCGCATCGCGATCCGGGTCGGCGCCGACGACGAGGTCGCGGCGCTGCGGGGACTGCTCGACCCGCACCGGGGACGCCATGTCGTCTCCGGCAACGCGGTCGCCTACTACGGCGGACCGGTCGAGCTGTACCTCGGCCAGGCCGCACGGCACCTCGGCAGGCTCGACGACGCCGTCGGGGATCTCGAGAACGCGCTGCAGGTGGCGCGGGACAGCGGTGCGCGCGGGTACGCCGTCGAAGCGGCACACGGCCTGGCGGCCGCGCTGACCCGCCGCGGGAGGCCCGACGACCACCGGAAGTCCCGGGCCGTCGCGCGGGAATGGCACGGCGACGCGCTCGTGCTGGGGATGGAGCCGTTCCAGCGCGACCTGGCCGAGTGGGGCGCGACCTGGGACACCGGCGCGGCCGGGCT
- a CDS encoding DUF932 domain-containing protein produces MTSTDSFLTARHATVADLVALLQAQHAAKLDVVASACHLLAQNGRLRLIGVGEPHLTADGVTVGETLLRPNATADAGIAEKLGIPLPYLRRLRAEQVGLYDANVNTWLGEEPDRRFLIRGLHDPDGGTGVARAFLSDSYRMVDNLDVLMAVLEGIRTAGVPVDIAGCDLTERRMYVKVRAPQVAEYAPELLAGYRSPFTGARGADNPVVFAGFVVSNSETGHGSFSLTPQLTVQVCDNGMTITKDAVREVHLGGRLSDGVVRWSADTQDAVLDLVVKQARDAVATFLDHGYVRAKLAEITRDAEVAIGDPAATLEHVGKALRFTAEAQATILAHFISGSDITSGGVLHAVTSAAQTLDDADAAHDLERHGLRAMALAAAHAA; encoded by the coding sequence GTGACCAGCACCGACTCGTTCTTGACCGCCCGCCACGCGACCGTTGCCGATCTGGTGGCGCTGCTGCAGGCCCAGCACGCCGCGAAGCTCGACGTCGTCGCGTCCGCCTGCCACCTCCTCGCTCAGAACGGCCGTCTGAGGCTGATCGGGGTCGGCGAGCCGCACCTCACCGCGGACGGCGTCACGGTCGGCGAGACCTTGCTCCGTCCGAACGCGACCGCCGACGCGGGCATCGCGGAGAAATTGGGCATCCCGCTGCCCTACCTGCGGCGGCTGCGCGCGGAGCAGGTCGGCCTCTACGACGCCAACGTCAACACCTGGCTCGGCGAGGAGCCGGACCGGCGGTTCCTCATCCGCGGCCTGCACGACCCGGACGGTGGGACCGGGGTGGCGCGGGCGTTCCTGTCGGATTCCTACCGCATGGTGGACAACCTCGACGTACTGATGGCCGTACTGGAGGGCATCCGCACCGCCGGCGTGCCGGTCGACATCGCCGGTTGCGATCTGACCGAGCGCCGCATGTATGTGAAGGTCCGCGCCCCGCAGGTCGCCGAGTACGCCCCTGAGTTGCTGGCCGGGTACCGCTCCCCGTTCACCGGGGCGCGGGGTGCGGACAACCCGGTGGTGTTCGCCGGGTTCGTGGTGTCGAACTCCGAGACCGGGCACGGTTCGTTCTCGCTGACCCCGCAGCTCACGGTCCAGGTCTGCGACAACGGCATGACCATCACGAAGGACGCTGTCCGCGAGGTCCACCTCGGTGGCCGGCTGTCCGACGGTGTGGTGCGCTGGTCGGCCGATACCCAGGACGCCGTACTCGACCTGGTCGTGAAGCAGGCCCGCGACGCCGTGGCCACGTTCCTGGACCACGGCTACGTCCGGGCGAAACTCGCCGAGATCACCCGTGACGCCGAGGTCGCGATCGGCGACCCGGCCGCGACGTTGGAGCATGTCGGGAAGGCGCTGCGGTTCACCGCCGAGGCGCAGGCCACGATCCTGGCCCACTTCATCTCCGGCTCCGACATCACCTCCGGAGGCGTCCTGCACGCTGTCACCTCGGCCGCGCAGACCCTCGACGACGCCGACGCCGCGCACGACCTGGAGCGCCACGGGCTACGCGCGATGGCCCTGGCCGCCGCCCACGCGGCATAG